The following coding sequences are from one Bacillus mycoides window:
- a CDS encoding glycosyltransferase family 2 protein: MPKITVIMTSYNKPTFVEKSILSVLNQTFQDFELFIMDDDSNELTQKVIQPFINKKNVHFYKSNVAHISERTKKVRYAALINEALKHAKGEYITYITDDNQYEKERLKMMSSYLDENKDVQIVYSASKTIHLDESDLPIKTVERPAKKVTNNAPCAIDHCSIMHRASVLPILEKRWSTYWDEDPQFYRIGDARFFWRLNHYWDFYPLDEILDINYITSHSIHAQLFAEEKNEFVQLLPSQRTCKELREDLRKKRG; encoded by the coding sequence TTGCCTAAAATTACAGTTATTATGACGAGTTATAATAAGCCCACATTTGTAGAAAAATCGATATTAAGTGTATTAAACCAAACTTTCCAAGATTTTGAACTTTTTATTATGGATGATGATTCTAACGAACTGACTCAGAAAGTGATTCAACCATTCATAAACAAGAAAAATGTACACTTTTATAAAAGTAATGTAGCCCATATTTCTGAACGAACAAAAAAAGTCAGATATGCTGCTTTAATTAACGAGGCACTTAAACATGCAAAAGGGGAGTATATTACTTATATTACAGATGATAATCAATACGAAAAAGAGCGACTTAAAATGATGTCTAGTTATCTTGATGAGAATAAAGATGTTCAAATTGTATATTCTGCATCAAAAACGATCCATCTAGATGAATCAGATTTACCTATCAAAACTGTTGAAAGGCCTGCAAAAAAAGTCACTAATAATGCGCCATGCGCAATTGATCATTGTTCTATAATGCATAGAGCATCTGTTTTGCCGATTCTTGAAAAAAGGTGGAGTACTTACTGGGATGAAGATCCTCAGTTTTATCGTATAGGAGATGCACGCTTTTTTTGGAGATTAAATCATTATTGGGATTTTTATCCTTTAGATGAAATTTTAGATATCAATTATATTACTTCACATTCAATACATGCGCAGTTATTTGCGGAAGAAAAAAATGAATTTGTACAATTATTACCATCACAAAGAACATGTAAAGAATTAAGAGAAGACTTAAGAAAAAAAAGAGGGTGA
- a CDS encoding glycosyltransferase family A protein, whose product MKPLISIILTSYNKPSLINQVIESVQMQTFKEWELFIMDDNSYPDTINIIKKYLDDPRIYYKNSFIQGNERYKTTRYATLINEALPLTCGDYICYLTDDTMYVPNRLAEMLSFLQKNPEIDVVYSSQHVKCVDYNLQPTHEYVRKASEILYTAANVVDHCSVMHTRRILLMVYQKYSNYWETDPLYWFNGDAMFWKRLNTFQPFYPINKVLDITFKTPFSFQNLYANLPSKDLNGILLRNSQGDVFLVDNYKRRPISKEMLSYFKYNQNQIVPIPEPFIYKYTEGPPISLTEPIPNLRVVKNEKGELFYIENNQKRPFINTTAFRKFKFSAQEIIKVSQRSLDEFSDGPPIYPKLSNYTILPEGKVFIYHHNYFIMTDRMLHPIDKDMLQKLYLLKNCIPISKTSLSYFKIGPPISSYPSHLAEEYQED is encoded by the coding sequence TTGAAACCCCTAATTTCAATTATCCTCACTAGCTATAATAAACCTTCTTTAATTAATCAAGTTATTGAAAGTGTTCAGATGCAAACTTTTAAAGAATGGGAACTTTTTATTATGGATGATAACTCTTATCCAGATACTATAAATATCATAAAAAAGTATTTAGATGACCCTCGAATTTATTATAAGAATAGTTTTATACAAGGTAATGAAAGATATAAAACCACAAGATATGCAACGCTCATTAATGAGGCGCTTCCATTAACATGCGGAGATTATATTTGCTATTTAACCGATGATACTATGTACGTTCCAAATAGATTAGCTGAAATGTTATCTTTCTTACAAAAAAATCCTGAAATAGATGTGGTGTATTCTTCTCAGCACGTAAAATGTGTTGATTATAATCTACAACCTACTCATGAATATGTAAGAAAAGCCTCGGAAATTTTATATACAGCTGCAAATGTTGTGGATCACTGTTCAGTTATGCATACAAGAAGAATTTTATTAATGGTTTATCAAAAATACAGTAATTATTGGGAGACCGATCCTCTATATTGGTTTAACGGAGATGCAATGTTTTGGAAACGTCTAAATACATTCCAACCTTTCTATCCTATTAACAAAGTGCTCGATATTACTTTCAAAACACCTTTTTCCTTCCAAAATCTATATGCCAACCTCCCATCTAAAGATTTAAATGGTATATTGCTTAGAAATTCACAAGGTGACGTATTTTTAGTTGATAATTATAAACGTAGGCCCATATCAAAAGAAATGCTTTCTTACTTCAAATATAATCAAAATCAAATTGTCCCAATACCTGAACCATTTATTTACAAATACACAGAAGGACCACCTATATCTCTTACAGAACCCATTCCAAATTTACGTGTTGTAAAAAATGAAAAAGGAGAATTATTTTATATAGAAAATAATCAAAAACGTCCATTTATTAACACTACAGCATTTCGCAAGTTTAAATTTTCAGCTCAAGAAATTATTAAAGTTTCGCAACGTAGTTTAGATGAATTTTCAGATGGACCACCTATTTACCCGAAATTATCTAATTACACGATTCTACCTGAAGGGAAAGTATTTATCTATCATCACAATTATTTCATTATGACAGATCGCATGCTTCACCCAATAGATAAAGACATGTTACAAAAACTGTATCTATTAAAGAACTGTATACCGATTTCAAAAACTAGCTTATCCTACTTTAAAATTGGTCCTCCTATTTCATCATATCCATCTCACTTAGCTGAAGAGTACCAAGAAGACTGA